Genomic window (Akkermansiaceae bacterium):
GCATTCTCCCGGTTCCGCATGATGTTGCCGTTGTGCAGGTCACAGATGATCCACGCCTGCTCCCGCAACCAAAAAACCGCGATCTCCCGGTTGAGGCGGGTGAACGGCGGAATGATCGCCCGGATGGCATCCGTCGCCGTTCTCCTGTCCTTCAGGAAGTCGGCGTAGGGCATGGCCAGCGGTTGCTTCGCGATGAGGAAATTCCCGTCATCCGACAGGCCGACGATTTCAGTCGGATGTCCGCCCGCATCATTGAGGACGATGAGCTTTTCCAAAGTGTCCCGCAGCGTGGCGTCATGGAGGACGATCTCATGGCGTTCCTCCTCGACCTGCTCGAGCGTCACCCGCTTTCCGAGGGAGCCGTTCGCCCGGAGGTTGAACAGCTTGTAGACCACACGGGCTTCGTCATCCGCGAATGGGTAGGCCTCCGCGCCGCTCCTGAGCTGGCGGAGTTCCTTTGACCCCAGCATCCCGTCGGCATCCAGGGTGATGCCCATCCGCCGCAGCGGGATCAGCGGGACGTCGCGCTGGGAGGATTCTGCGGCAAAAGCTGCATTCCAAACATCAACCTGAAGCGATTCCCGGGATGGAGTGCGTTGAGCTGCGTCCAGGATTCCGCCTGCTCGCTGGCGGTTAAGGGCAGAGCAAGCTGCTCGCTGAGAGGATGCTGGGCTTCCGAAATCAATGGCACTGGGCCGGTCGGTCCGGAAGTCGATTGCGAACTGGGCTGGGAAGAGTTCATTCAAACGTGTGAGAGGGAATGTCTGGGGATTCGGGCATCAAAGGCAGTTCCAGCCCCATCCTAAACCAAGCCTCCGGCGGCTCAAGGATTTCCAGAGAAATGTCAGGTCACGCGAGGATGGAGAAGCCGCGCACGCCTTCCAACGGCGGGATCTTCTCCGCCATCAGTGACTTGATGTGGTGGGCGACGTTCGATTCCTCCGCGATTTCCCGGATGAAGTCCTCCACTTCACCCTCCTCTCCCATTACCTGGAGCTCCACCGTGCCGTCCGGCAGGTTTTTCACCCAGCCACAGACCTCGAACCCACGGGCCAGATCCTTCGTGGTGTAACGGAAACCGACGCCCTGGACCCTGCCGCTGAAAATCACCCGTTTCGCCATCATCGCGGGCCATTTCCCACGATCCGGCGGCGCGGGTGAAGGATATATTTCCACAGGCTTGTGGAGCGCCGACTTCAGTCGGCCCCAAAGAATCCAGCCAGCGAAACCAAGCCGACTGAAGTCAGCGCTCCGTTTCCTACGACCTCACCTCGTGGGCGAAGACGTATTTTTTGCAGGATTCGCAGACCAGGAACAGGTCCTCCATCTCGCCCTCGCCCTTTTCCCAGCGCTTTTCAAATTCCCTGCCGCACTGGAGACAGGTGCGCTTCGGGTGCATGATGCCGAGCACCAGCGCATAGACGCTGCTGGCGGCGAAGATCGCCCATCCCGGATTCGCCCACGAATGCCGGCCCATCCACCCGGCGATGATCACGATGGTGGTGCCGATGCCGACGCCCACCGCGCAGGCGATGTACTGGCGGCGTTTCCACCGCGCACGCCCGTCGAGCAGAGCCTGCGCGGCTTCGTCCAGGGAATAGCCTTCCTCCGGAAATTCCTTGATCTCAAGGGGGCGGGTTCTCACTCAGCCAGTGCCTTGATGATCTGGCGGCGCACCTCGACGATGTCCAGCTTGTCGGTGTGCTTCCACAGGATCTTGCCATCCTTGCCAAGCAGGACGGTGTGCGGCAGCGCGCCGGTCCATTCCTTGTCGATGGCGTCCGCAAGCGGGTCGGTGTTTTCGGCGGTCCAGATATAGTTGTTGGTGGTGCGGCCTTCTTCCTTCACGGACGGAGCGGTCTTGTCCGAAAGCGCGGCATGACGGGAGGTGAGGAATTTCCCGACGACGTTCTTCTTCTCCGCAGGGTCGATGCTGATGGAGATGAACTCGAACGGGCGGTTCTGGAAGCGGCGGTAGGTTTCCACCAGCTCCGGGAACTCCGCGACGCACGGGCCGCAGGTGGTGGACCAGAAGTTGATGAGGCGGATCTTGTCCGTGCCGTTCTCGCGGAGCTTCTTCGCCAGGTCCGCGCTCAGGTCCTCGACGGTGACGGGCTTGGCCTTCCAGTTCGCCTCATCCTTCTCGACGTTGCTTGCCTTGAACAGCCATTTCGTCGAGCAGCCGAACGGACGCGGGGTTTTCTCGCCGATTTCCTTGCCCGCGAGGGTGGCATCCAGCGCGTCACGCAGGTAGCTCTTTTCCGTGGGGCCGGACTTCCGCTTCATGTCATCCATGCGGCCGGTGAAGACGAGCTTCCGCTCACCGTCGAACAGGAACACGTGCGGGGTGGCCTGCGCGCCGCAGGCGGTGGCGAACTTCTGGTTCTCGCCGTCATAGAGGTAGGGAAAGGTCCAGCCGTAGTCCTTGGCGAACGGGGTCATTTCCTCGAAGGAATCATTGTAGGGGGAGTAGCCCAGCTCGTCCGGGGTGAGGCTGCCGGGGTTGTTTGCGTTCACCGCCACCATGGCCACGCCCTTGCCCTTGTAGTCCTGGTGGATCTGCTCCATCCGGCTGGCCGCGCCCACGGCATCCGGGCAGTGGTTGCAGGTGAAGATCACGCAGAGGGCCTTCGCGTCCTTGTAGTCCGCCAGGGTGTGTGTCTTGCCATCGGTCCCTTTCAGGGAGAATTCCGGAGCGGGCGAGCCGATCTCGAGGACTTTCGGGATTTCCTGTCCGAAGGCGGGCGCGATGAGCGCGGCGGCCACGATTCCCAGTACGGTTTGGATTTTCATCAGACCCGGATACAAGCGGCGGGAAGAAAATCCTGCAAGGAATCTCATCCCGCCATGCGGAACGTGGATGCTTGCTTTCCCGGCCCGCTCCGGGAAAGGATGCATGATGCGAAAACCCCATCTTCCTTTCCTCCCTCTCATCGCCCTGCTGTCGATGCCCCTCCACGGTGAGGAGATCCAGGGGGCGGAGGCCGTGCTGCGGCGGCTGAAGGACCCCACCGCGCAAGATCAGCCGAAAGATGCCGGAGAGATTCTGAAAGCGCGTCTGGAAAGCTACCGGACGGGAGCTGCCGCGATGCCTCCGGAAAAGGCGGCGGCGGAATGGATCCAGCTTCTGGAAAGCTACCTGACCCTGCCGCAGCAATCCCGCATGGCGTTGAACAGCACGTTCTCCCGGTTCTCCGCAGAAACCATCATCGAGGCCCTCCCGCCTGCCCAGGCATGGGACGCGTTGGCGGCGGAGCTGCAGAAGCGGTCCGCTGCCGGAAAGAGCCGGACGTCAGCCCTGCAGGGGTTGCTGGGTGCCATGCTCACGGCCGACCCGGCCGGACGGCTGCCCGCACTGGCCCGGCTGAAGGACAACATCTCCGCGGACGCGAGGCTGGAAGACTACCAGCGGAGGCAGATCGACGGATACCTGGACAATCTGGAAACGCTTCTTTCACCACCAGGCGG
Coding sequences:
- a CDS encoding acylphosphatase, translated to MAKRVIFSGRVQGVGFRYTTKDLARGFEVCGWVKNLPDGTVELQVMGEEGEVEDFIREIAEESNVAHHIKSLMAEKIPPLEGVRGFSILA
- a CDS encoding redoxin family protein is translated as MKIQTVLGIVAAALIAPAFGQEIPKVLEIGSPAPEFSLKGTDGKTHTLADYKDAKALCVIFTCNHCPDAVGAASRMEQIHQDYKGKGVAMVAVNANNPGSLTPDELGYSPYNDSFEEMTPFAKDYGWTFPYLYDGENQKFATACGAQATPHVFLFDGERKLVFTGRMDDMKRKSGPTEKSYLRDALDATLAGKEIGEKTPRPFGCSTKWLFKASNVEKDEANWKAKPVTVEDLSADLAKKLRENGTDKIRLINFWSTTCGPCVAEFPELVETYRRFQNRPFEFISISIDPAEKKNVVGKFLTSRHAALSDKTAPSVKEEGRTTNNYIWTAENTDPLADAIDKEWTGALPHTVLLGKDGKILWKHTDKLDIVEVRRQIIKALAE